In Megalopta genalis isolate 19385.01 chromosome 7, iyMegGena1_principal, whole genome shotgun sequence, a single window of DNA contains:
- the LOC117225228 gene encoding lipase member H-B-like, whose amino-acid sequence MVAAGMNRTKLIASGFSLGAQVCAFIGRKLTFVLPKIIGVDPAGPLFNFVSPSLSASDAACVVCIHTDMGFYGTPQPCNHIDFYPNGGMREHPGCSPLYLEYPGGSCSHVRGEEFMTEAAKNPNAFIGVKCNSLNDFKDGNYNLTDTIPMGVTTPCSASGKFYFQTNRVSPFAKGSDGVAYQS is encoded by the exons ATGGTCGCGGCTGGAATGAATCGAACTAAACTAATAGCCTCAGGATTTTCTTTGGGTGCTCAAGTCTGCGCTTTCATTGGACGCAAATTAACCTTCGTTCTACCAAAGATAATAG GAGTAGATCCAGCCGGACCTTTGTTTAATTTTGTCTCCCCCTCGCTATCTGCATCTGATGCGGCTTGTGTAGTATGTATTCATACTGATATGGGTTTCTATGGAACTCCTCAACCCTGCAACCACATAGACTTCTATCCCAACGGTGGCATGAGAGAACATCCTGGTTGTTCACCGTTATATCTTGAAT ATCCCGGAGGCTCATGCAGTCATGTCAGGGGTGAGGAATTTATGACAGAAGCAGCAAAAAATCCGAACGCTTTCATCGGTGTAAAGTGCAATAGTTTGAATGACTTTAAAGATGGCAATTATAATTTGACTGATACAATACCTATGGGAGTCACTACACCATGCTCTGC GTCGGGTAAATTCTACTTCCAAACAAATAGAGTATCTCCGTTTGCGAAAGGTTCAGATGGTGTTGCGTATCAAAGTTGA
- the LOC117225234 gene encoding lipase member H-B yields the protein MLKLISESLYTDSQETRYTVTITLSQSHKASKMMYYRFLAIFVTSCWFLSTTVSSTILRTITMRLYYENGTYKEVNAAAAAQLVQYLNLQENTLIHSHGYLQSTDSPEVVALINGYKAGSNYNVIAVDYSYVTHLDYVTAAALVDDVATVIVQSINDMVAAGMDRTKLIVSGFSLGAQVSAFVGRKLPFVLQQIIGLDPAGPLFNITSPSLSASDAACVVCIHTDMGFYGTPQPCNHIDFYPNGGTREQPGCSLLMIEYPGGSCSHFRAEEFMTEAANNPNTFIGVQCNSWVDFKAGNCNQTNKIPMGLFTPCSAAGKYYLQTNSASPFAKGSSGTVYQS from the exons ATGTTGAAACTGATAAGTGAGTCTTTATATACCGACTCCCAAGAGACTAGATACACAGTCACAATCACATTGTCACAGTCTCATAAAGCTTCCAAAATGATGTACTATCGATTTCTTGCCATTTTCGTCACTAGTTGCTGGTTTCTAAGCA ctacagtTTCGTCAACAATTCTTCGCACAATAACGATGCGTTTGTATTACGa AAATGGCACTTATAAAGAAGTGAATGCTGCAGCAGCGGCACAACTTGTGCAATACTTGAATTTGCAAGAGAACACATTGATACATAGTCATGGTTACTTACAATCTACAGATTCCCCCGAAGTTGTGGCACTTATAAATG GTTACAAAGCTGGTTCTAATTACAACGTCATAGCAGTAGATTACAGCTATGTTACACATTTAGATTATGTTACGGCAGCTGCTCTTGTTGATGATGTGGCTACAGTTATTGTTCAAAGTATAAATGATATGGTGGCTGCTGGAATGGATCGAACTAAACTAATAGTCTCAGGATTTTCTTTGGGTGCTCAAGTCTCCGCTTTCGTTGGACGCAAATTACCCTTCGTCCTACAACAGATAATAG GTCTGGATCCAGCCGGACCTTTGTTTAATATTACCTCCCCCTCGCTATCTGCTTCTGATGCGGCTTGTGTAGTATGTATTCATACTGATATGGGTTTCTATGGAACTCCTCAACCCTGCAACCACATAGACTTCTATCCAAACGGTGGCACTAGAGAACAACCTGGTTGTTCACTGTTGATGATTGAAT ATCCCGGAGGCTCATGCAGTCATTTCAGGGCTGAGGAATTTATGACAGAAGCAGCAAACAATCCGAACACTTTCATCGGTGTACAGTGCAATAGTTGGGTCGACTTTAAGGCTGGCAATTGCAATCAGACTAATAAAATACCTATGGGTCTCTTTACACCATGCTCTGC ggCAGGTAAATACTACCTCCAAACAAATAGTGCATCACCATTTGCGAAGGGATCAAGTGGTACTGTCTACCAAAGCTGA
- the LOC143259848 gene encoding lipase member H-A-like translates to MTNYRLLAIYLTSCWFLSTTVSSTILRTITLRLYFQNDTYKEVNAATAAQLVQYLNLQENTLIHIHGYLQSTDIPQVVALINGYKAGSNYNVIGVDYRYITHVDYLLAVLLVDGVATVVVRSINDMVAAGMDRTKLIVSGFSLGAQVSAFIGRKLPFVLPKIIGAEPAGPLFNITSPSLTASDAACVICIHTDMGFYGTTQPCNHIDFYPNGGKEQQPGCSLITFGALLNVCSHARVQKYMAEAARYPNAFMGIKCNSWDDFKAGNCNQTDKIPMGLFTPCSARGNYYLTTNSASPYGRGLAGTVYKS, encoded by the exons ATGACGAACTATCGACTTCTTGCCATTTACCTCACTAGTTGCTGGTTTCTGAGCA CTACAGTTTCATCAACAATTCTTCGCACAATAACGCTGCGTTTGTATTTCCA AAATGACACTTATAAAGAAGTGAATGCTGCAACAGCGGCACAACTTGTGCAATACTTGAATTTGCAAGAGAACACATTGATACATATTCATGGTTACTTACAATCTACAGATATACCCCAAGTTGTGGCACTTATAAATG GTTACAAAGCTGGTTCTAATTACAATGTCATAGGTGTAGATTACAGGTATATCACACATGTAGATTATTTATTGGCAGTTCTTCTTGTCGATGGTGTGGCTACAGTTGTTGTTCGAAGTATAAACGATATGGTCGCTGCTGGAATGGATCGAACTAAACTAATAGTCTCAGGATTTTCTTTGGGTGCTCAAGTCTCCGCTTTCATTGGACGCAAATTACCCTTCGTCCTACCAAAGATAAtag GTGCGGAGCCAGCCGGACCGTTGTTTAATATTACCTCCCCCTCGCTAACTGCTTCTGATGCGGCTTGTGTAATATGTATTCACACCGATATGGGCTTCTATGGAACAACTCAACCCTGCAACCACATAGACTTCTATCCAAACGGTGGCAAAGAACAACAACCTGGTTGTTCATTAATTACGTTTGGAG CTCTACTAAACGTATGCAGCCATGCCAGGGTCCAAAAGTATATGGCAGAAGCTGCTAGGTACCCGAACGCTTTCATGGGTATAAAGTGCAATAGTTGGGACGACTTTAAGGCTGGCAATTGCAATCAGACTGATAAAATACCTATGGGTCTCTTTACACCATGCTCTGC ACGGGGTAATTACTACCTCACCACAAATAGTGCATCTCCGTATGGGAGGGGTTTAGCTGGAACAGTCTACAAAAGCTGA